One region of Ornithinibacter aureus genomic DNA includes:
- a CDS encoding uroporphyrinogen-III synthase: protein MTEPVRTTNVPVTGPALAGCVIAVTADRRFKELANALERRGASVEHAPALVVVPNLDDESLVEHTRVIIADPPDVVVATTGIGFRGWIEAADAAGLAEDLLDVFAAARLIARGPKARGAIEAAGLTADWVAQSETAAEIEEFLLAEGVDGVRIAVQHHGSGADGLDEAFAAGGAAVNSVVVYSWGASDPEVLAASVARTADGLHDAVVFTSAPGVHAWLDTASAAQLDAIRAHNVSGRLVLATVGPITAAPLSAAGMVPLVPGRWRLGAVVRELVTHYALQPTLETVAGPLAVRARGAVLDGRALSLTPAGASILAELARAEGAVVPRERLQALLPGGSSDGHAVETAMARLRESCGSKDVVRTVVKRGYALALAPPS from the coding sequence ATGACTGAGCCGGTGCGCACGACGAACGTCCCGGTCACCGGGCCGGCCCTTGCCGGCTGCGTCATCGCGGTGACCGCGGACCGCCGGTTCAAGGAGCTCGCCAACGCCCTTGAACGCCGCGGAGCGAGCGTCGAGCACGCCCCGGCGCTCGTCGTCGTGCCCAACCTCGACGACGAGAGCCTCGTGGAGCACACGCGGGTGATCATCGCCGACCCGCCGGACGTCGTCGTCGCCACCACCGGGATCGGCTTTCGCGGCTGGATCGAGGCGGCGGATGCCGCTGGGCTGGCCGAGGACCTGCTCGACGTCTTCGCGGCTGCTCGCCTCATCGCCCGGGGGCCCAAGGCGCGCGGTGCCATCGAGGCCGCTGGGCTGACGGCCGACTGGGTGGCCCAGTCCGAGACCGCCGCCGAGATCGAGGAGTTCCTGCTCGCCGAGGGGGTGGACGGGGTGCGGATCGCCGTCCAGCACCACGGGAGCGGCGCCGACGGCCTCGACGAGGCCTTCGCGGCGGGTGGGGCCGCGGTGAACAGCGTCGTCGTCTACAGCTGGGGCGCCTCGGACCCCGAGGTGCTGGCGGCCTCGGTGGCGCGCACCGCGGACGGCCTGCACGACGCCGTCGTCTTCACGTCGGCGCCGGGCGTGCACGCCTGGCTCGACACGGCATCCGCCGCTCAGCTCGACGCGATCCGCGCGCACAACGTGAGCGGACGTCTCGTGCTCGCCACGGTGGGGCCGATCACGGCAGCCCCGCTGTCGGCAGCCGGGATGGTTCCGCTCGTCCCGGGCCGTTGGCGACTCGGGGCGGTGGTGCGTGAGCTCGTGACCCACTACGCGCTGCAGCCCACGCTCGAGACGGTGGCCGGACCGCTCGCCGTGCGCGCCCGCGGGGCTGTGCTCGACGGTCGGGCGCTCTCCCTGACGCCCGCGGGGGCCAGCATCCTCGCCGAGCTCGCTCGCGCCGAGGGGGCGGTCGTCCCGCGCGAGCGGCTGCAGGCCCTGCTCCCCGGCGGGTCCAGCGACGGCCACGCCGTCGAGACGGCCATGGCCCGGCTGCGCGAGTCCTGCGGGTCCAAGGACGTCGTGCGCACCGTGGTCAAGCGCGGGTACGCCCTGGCCCTGGCGCCTCCGTCGTGA
- a CDS encoding SMP-30/gluconolactonase/LRE family protein, with the protein MRSRPSRFPGPGAEDVLVAPDGRILVCDAHRGLLALDPATGELETLLTEVDGDRLLFTNNAAVMPDGTIWFSDSSRVWPIEEWKNDLIEHTCTGRLLRRTPDGMVTTVVDRLCFANGVALTAEMDAVLVAETGTRTIRRVALGADGSPRATTTWAEDLAFDATRWHLATGVREHDGRVWLGSLVEPAIAWSDALVDHP; encoded by the coding sequence GTGCGCTCACGACCGTCCCGGTTTCCCGGCCCGGGTGCCGAGGACGTGCTCGTGGCCCCCGACGGGCGCATCCTCGTCTGTGACGCCCACCGTGGCCTGCTGGCACTCGACCCCGCCACTGGCGAGCTCGAGACCCTGCTCACCGAGGTCGACGGTGACCGGCTGCTCTTCACGAACAACGCCGCCGTGATGCCGGACGGCACGATCTGGTTCTCGGACTCCAGCCGGGTCTGGCCGATCGAGGAGTGGAAGAACGACCTCATCGAGCACACGTGCACCGGTCGGCTCCTGCGGCGAACCCCTGACGGCATGGTCACGACGGTGGTGGACCGGTTGTGCTTCGCCAACGGGGTCGCCCTCACCGCCGAGATGGATGCCGTGCTCGTCGCCGAGACGGGGACCCGCACCATCCGCCGGGTCGCTCTGGGCGCGGACGGCTCACCCCGGGCGACGACGACCTGGGCCGAGGACCTGGCCTTCGACGCCACGCGCTGGCACCTGGCGACGGGAGTTCGCGAGCACGACGGCCGGGTGTGGCTCGGCAGCCTCGTCGAGCCCGCGATCGCGTGGTCAGACGCGCTCGTGGACCACCCGTGA
- the cobA gene encoding uroporphyrinogen-III C-methyltransferase produces the protein MTTLVGLDLTGRRVVVVGAGVVGTRRARRLIEDGARVVLVDPSPSEDARRMASHGDVEVVERAVVASDLDGAWLVVAATDDPALNAEVARWCLAGRTWCVNASGFRAGTARVAASSTHGDLTVGVVSAGDPDPRRVATVRDALASHVESGAVDLRRRRKRRGRVVLVGSGPGDPGLVPVAGLEALATADVVVTDRLGATALLDRLPADVEIVNVGKSPTNHPVPQAEINAILVDRALRGLTVVRFKGGDPYVFGRGGEEVHACRRAGVEVSVVPGITSAFSVPALAGIPVTQRGVATSVHVTSGHVGADAAALAALAAGATVVFLMGVSALPGICAAALEQGVAADLPVAMIEQGSTATERVTRATVGTAAQVASTAGVRAPAIIVMGRVAAPGFLDDPVCATTGVSDDD, from the coding sequence GTGACGACGCTCGTCGGCCTGGACCTCACCGGACGCCGCGTCGTCGTCGTCGGCGCCGGTGTCGTCGGCACGCGCCGCGCCCGCCGGCTGATCGAGGACGGTGCACGCGTCGTGCTCGTCGACCCGAGCCCGAGCGAGGACGCCCGGCGGATGGCCAGCCACGGCGACGTCGAGGTCGTGGAGCGGGCCGTGGTGGCCTCGGACCTCGACGGGGCCTGGCTCGTGGTCGCCGCGACGGACGACCCCGCCCTGAACGCCGAGGTCGCCCGGTGGTGCCTGGCGGGCCGGACGTGGTGCGTCAACGCCTCCGGCTTCCGCGCTGGAACGGCCCGTGTGGCGGCGTCGAGCACCCACGGCGACCTCACCGTCGGCGTGGTGTCCGCTGGCGACCCCGACCCCCGTCGGGTCGCGACCGTGCGCGACGCCCTGGCGTCCCACGTGGAGTCGGGTGCGGTCGACCTGCGGCGCCGACGCAAGCGGCGGGGGAGGGTCGTGCTCGTCGGCAGCGGCCCCGGTGACCCGGGCCTGGTGCCGGTGGCCGGCCTCGAGGCGCTCGCCACCGCCGACGTCGTGGTCACCGACCGGCTCGGCGCCACGGCGCTGCTCGACCGGCTGCCCGCCGACGTCGAGATCGTCAACGTGGGCAAGAGCCCGACCAACCACCCGGTGCCGCAGGCCGAGATCAACGCGATCCTCGTCGACCGAGCGCTCCGCGGCCTGACCGTCGTGCGCTTCAAGGGCGGCGACCCGTACGTCTTCGGCCGCGGGGGCGAGGAGGTGCACGCCTGTCGGCGGGCCGGCGTGGAGGTCTCCGTGGTGCCCGGCATCACCTCCGCGTTCAGCGTGCCGGCGCTGGCCGGCATCCCGGTCACGCAGCGGGGCGTCGCCACCTCGGTGCACGTCACGTCAGGGCACGTCGGGGCGGATGCCGCGGCGCTGGCCGCGCTCGCGGCCGGCGCCACCGTCGTCTTCCTCATGGGTGTCTCCGCCCTGCCGGGCATCTGCGCCGCGGCGCTCGAGCAGGGTGTGGCTGCCGACCTGCCGGTCGCGATGATCGAGCAGGGGTCGACCGCCACCGAGCGGGTGACCCGTGCGACCGTCGGCACCGCGGCGCAGGTCGCGAGCACGGCGGGTGTCAGGGCCCCGGCGATCATCGTCATGGGTCGGGTCGCCGCACCGGGGTTCCTCGACGACCCCGTGTGCGCGACGACGGGGGTGTCCGACGATGACTGA
- a CDS encoding dihydrofolate reductase, which translates to MTRLSIIAAVARNGVIGHRGGMPWHLPGELAQFKATTLGHTLVMGRATFDSIGRALPGRRTIVITRNPAWQHPGVETAHSFADALSLAGPADEVFAAGGAQIYELALPFAQRLVITEVDAEPEGDTWFPSWARADWVEVSREAHDGWSRVVHERV; encoded by the coding sequence ATGACCCGCCTGAGCATCATCGCCGCCGTCGCCCGCAACGGCGTCATCGGGCACCGCGGGGGGATGCCGTGGCACCTGCCCGGCGAACTGGCCCAGTTCAAGGCGACGACGCTCGGCCACACCCTGGTGATGGGGCGTGCGACGTTCGACTCCATCGGCCGTGCCCTTCCCGGCCGCCGCACCATCGTCATCACCCGCAACCCGGCCTGGCAGCACCCCGGGGTGGAGACGGCGCACTCGTTCGCCGACGCGCTCTCACTGGCGGGGCCCGCAGACGAGGTGTTCGCCGCCGGCGGAGCCCAGATCTACGAGCTCGCCCTTCCCTTTGCGCAGCGACTGGTCATCACCGAGGTCGACGCCGAGCCCGAGGGTGACACGTGGTTCCCCTCGTGGGCCCGAGCCGACTGGGTCGAGGTCAGCCGAGAGGCGCATGACGGCTGGTCACGGGTGGTCCACGAGCGCGTCTGA
- the nirB gene encoding nitrite reductase large subunit NirB, with the protein MSEHVVVVGGGMVAHRFVEALTARDTGSAFHVTVVAEEDRAPYDRVGLSAFFSGSTPEDLTLGAPGLWESPGTTLRTGSRAVSLDREGQCVTTADGTRLAYDHLVLATGSYAWVPPVPGADLAGVFVYRTIDDVIALRDWVVRRAAELGRPVRGAVIGGGLLGLEAAGAVVGLGAECTVVEFAPRLMALQVDEGGGHALRRTIEAMGVDVRLGTASERIEADADGRVAGLRLSGEEDPLPVDVVVFATGVRPRDELAGAAGLPTGARGGVVVDEGCRTPDPLIWAIGEVACIEGRCLGLVAPGYTMAEIAVDRLLGGDATFPGADLSTKLKLLGVDVASFGDAFATTPGALELVHSDPVAGVYKKLVVTDDARTLLGGVLVGDASAYASLRPMVGAELGADPGLWLLPENAGAARPQVDLPAEAAVCSCNNVTVGAVRDAVTDHQCHDVAAVKACTRAGTSCGSCIPLVKKIMGAEMAKAGVIVSTALCEHVGLSRAELFNAVMVSELRTFSEILTRFGTGRGCDICKPVIASILASLYDEHVLAGDRAALQDTNDRYMANLQKDGTYSVVPRVPGGEILPEQLVLIGRIAQDYGLYTKITGGQRIDLFGARLEQLPGIWQRLVDGGMESGHAYGKSLRTVKSCVGSSWCRFGVQDSVGMAVLLELRYRGLRSPHKIKLGVSGCARECAEARGKDVGLIATENGWNIYVGGNGGFTPRHAELLVEDVDDATAIAIIDRYLVYYVRTADRLQRTAPWQQEHEGGLDRIREIVVDDALGIAADLEAHMARHVDDYEDEWAAVLRDPVRLRQFSSFVNAPDAADPTLAYVTERGQRRPATAAERAAGGTSSGPVLIAPTTLEVRS; encoded by the coding sequence ATGAGCGAGCACGTCGTCGTCGTCGGTGGGGGCATGGTCGCCCACCGCTTCGTGGAGGCGCTGACCGCCCGGGACACCGGGTCGGCCTTCCACGTCACCGTCGTCGCCGAGGAGGACCGGGCGCCGTACGACCGGGTCGGCCTCAGCGCCTTCTTCTCCGGGTCGACGCCCGAGGACCTCACGCTCGGTGCGCCGGGACTGTGGGAGTCGCCGGGGACCACCCTGCGCACGGGGTCGCGTGCGGTCTCGCTCGACCGCGAGGGGCAGTGCGTGACGACCGCGGACGGCACGAGGCTGGCCTACGACCACCTCGTGCTCGCGACCGGCTCCTACGCCTGGGTGCCCCCAGTGCCCGGCGCCGACCTCGCGGGGGTCTTCGTCTACCGCACGATCGACGACGTCATCGCGCTGCGGGACTGGGTCGTACGTCGGGCGGCCGAGCTGGGGCGACCGGTGCGCGGTGCCGTCATCGGGGGAGGGCTGCTCGGTCTGGAGGCGGCCGGGGCCGTGGTCGGCCTGGGTGCGGAGTGCACCGTGGTCGAGTTCGCGCCGCGGCTGATGGCGCTCCAGGTCGACGAGGGCGGTGGCCACGCGTTGCGGCGCACCATCGAGGCGATGGGGGTCGATGTCCGGCTCGGCACCGCGTCGGAGCGGATCGAGGCGGATGCCGACGGGCGTGTCGCCGGGCTGCGACTCTCCGGGGAGGAGGACCCGCTGCCGGTCGACGTCGTCGTCTTCGCGACCGGCGTGCGGCCGCGCGACGAGCTCGCCGGGGCTGCGGGCCTGCCGACGGGTGCCCGGGGCGGAGTGGTCGTCGACGAGGGTTGCCGCACGCCGGACCCCCTGATCTGGGCGATCGGCGAAGTCGCCTGCATCGAGGGTCGCTGCCTGGGTCTCGTCGCGCCCGGCTACACGATGGCCGAGATCGCCGTCGACCGGCTGCTCGGGGGCGACGCGACGTTCCCCGGGGCCGACCTGTCCACCAAGCTCAAGCTGCTCGGGGTCGACGTCGCGTCCTTCGGGGACGCCTTCGCGACGACGCCCGGCGCACTCGAGCTCGTGCACTCCGACCCGGTGGCCGGGGTCTACAAGAAGCTCGTCGTCACCGACGACGCCCGAACCCTCCTCGGCGGTGTCCTCGTCGGCGACGCGTCCGCGTACGCCTCGCTGCGCCCGATGGTCGGGGCCGAGCTCGGAGCCGACCCGGGGCTGTGGCTGCTGCCCGAGAACGCCGGCGCCGCGCGGCCGCAGGTGGACCTGCCGGCCGAGGCCGCCGTCTGCTCGTGCAACAACGTCACGGTGGGGGCAGTGCGTGACGCGGTCACCGACCACCAGTGCCACGACGTCGCCGCGGTCAAGGCCTGCACCCGGGCCGGGACGTCCTGCGGTTCGTGCATCCCGCTCGTGAAGAAGATCATGGGTGCCGAGATGGCCAAGGCCGGGGTCATCGTCTCCACCGCCCTGTGCGAGCACGTCGGGCTGTCGCGGGCCGAGCTCTTCAACGCCGTCATGGTCAGCGAGCTGCGAACCTTCAGCGAGATCCTCACCCGGTTCGGCACCGGTCGCGGCTGCGACATCTGCAAGCCGGTCATCGCCTCGATCCTGGCGTCGCTCTACGACGAGCACGTGCTCGCCGGTGACCGGGCCGCCCTGCAGGACACCAACGACCGGTACATGGCCAACCTGCAGAAGGACGGCACGTACTCCGTGGTGCCACGGGTGCCGGGTGGCGAGATCCTCCCGGAGCAGCTCGTGCTCATCGGCCGGATCGCCCAGGACTACGGGCTCTACACGAAGATCACCGGTGGCCAGCGCATCGACCTCTTCGGGGCCCGGCTCGAGCAGCTGCCCGGCATCTGGCAGCGGCTCGTCGACGGCGGGATGGAGTCGGGGCACGCCTACGGCAAGTCCCTGCGCACCGTGAAGTCGTGCGTCGGCTCGTCCTGGTGCCGCTTCGGGGTGCAGGACTCGGTCGGGATGGCCGTGCTCCTCGAGCTGCGCTACCGCGGGCTGCGCAGCCCGCACAAGATCAAGCTCGGGGTCTCCGGGTGCGCCCGCGAGTGCGCCGAGGCGCGCGGAAAGGACGTCGGCCTGATCGCCACCGAGAACGGCTGGAACATCTACGTGGGGGGCAACGGGGGGTTCACCCCCCGGCACGCCGAGCTGCTCGTCGAGGACGTCGACGACGCGACCGCTATCGCGATCATCGACCGCTACCTCGTCTACTACGTGCGCACCGCCGACCGCCTCCAGCGCACGGCCCCGTGGCAGCAGGAGCACGAGGGCGGACTCGACCGCATCCGCGAGATCGTCGTCGACGACGCCCTGGGGATCGCCGCCGACCTCGAGGCGCACATGGCCCGCCACGTCGACGACTACGAGGACGAGTGGGCCGCGGTGCTGCGCGACCCGGTGCGGCTGCGCCAGTTCTCGTCCTTCGTCAACGCGCCGGATGCCGCCGACCCCACGCTCGCGTACGTCACCGAACGCGGTCAGCGCCGCCCCGCGACCGCAGCCGAGCGCGCCGCCGGCGGCACGTCATCCGGACCCGTCCTCATCGCCCCGACCACCTTGGAGGTTCGCTCATGA
- a CDS encoding OsmC family protein — translation MATTRTASAHWEGSLMEGAGQVSLESSEVGTFDVNWPSRAEAANGVTSPEELIAAAHSTCFSMALSHGLAQAGTPPTTIDTTADVTFQPGTGITGIVLKVVGDVPGITAEQFQTAAEAAKAGCPVSQALAAVPITLEATFAG, via the coding sequence ATGGCGACGACTCGCACCGCATCGGCCCACTGGGAGGGCTCGCTCATGGAAGGGGCCGGTCAGGTCTCCCTGGAGTCCTCCGAGGTCGGCACCTTCGACGTCAACTGGCCCTCGCGGGCCGAGGCCGCGAACGGCGTCACGAGCCCCGAGGAGCTCATCGCCGCCGCGCACTCGACCTGCTTCTCGATGGCGCTCTCGCACGGGCTCGCCCAGGCCGGTACGCCGCCGACGACGATCGACACCACGGCCGACGTGACCTTCCAGCCCGGCACAGGCATCACCGGAATCGTGCTCAAGGTCGTCGGTGACGTGCCCGGCATCACCGCGGAGCAGTTCCAGACGGCCGCCGAGGCCGCCAAGGCCGGCTGCCCCGTCAGCCAGGCCCTGGCTGCGGTGCCGATCACGCTCGAGGCAACCTTCGCGGGCTGA
- a CDS encoding GNAT family N-acetyltransferase yields MSEPHQHHHGGHDHDHDVRAHGGHDHPSAAGPGPLADASVRRARVNDAPAVGLVQAVVFREAYSGRVPDEVVAQFEPDAFARSWRESLAAPPGGIHRLLVACAGDQVVGLCAIGPSQDPDAGGATGEVTVLGVHPDARRQGHGSRLLNAGADLLREAGADTVSLWLLAHDENAREFAAASGFAPDGAYRDRVVSPDGQSLREVRLSASLLDAEPA; encoded by the coding sequence ATGTCCGAACCACACCAGCACCACCACGGCGGCCACGACCACGACCACGACGTCCGTGCTCATGGCGGCCACGACCACCCGTCCGCTGCCGGTCCCGGCCCACTCGCCGACGCCAGCGTCCGACGCGCCAGGGTGAACGACGCCCCCGCGGTCGGCCTGGTGCAGGCAGTGGTGTTCCGCGAGGCGTACTCCGGCCGTGTTCCGGACGAGGTCGTCGCCCAGTTCGAGCCTGATGCGTTCGCGCGCTCGTGGCGCGAGAGCCTCGCGGCGCCGCCCGGCGGCATCCACCGCCTGCTCGTCGCGTGTGCCGGTGACCAGGTCGTCGGACTGTGCGCGATCGGACCCTCGCAGGACCCGGATGCCGGCGGCGCCACCGGCGAGGTCACCGTCCTCGGCGTGCACCCCGACGCACGTCGTCAGGGGCACGGGTCACGCCTGCTCAACGCCGGCGCCGACCTGCTGCGCGAGGCCGGGGCCGACACGGTGAGCCTGTGGCTACTCGCCCACGACGAGAACGCCCGCGAGTTCGCCGCCGCATCCGGCTTCGCGCCCGATGGTGCGTACCGCGACCGGGTCGTCTCCCCCGACGGGCAGTCCTTGCGCGAGGTCCGGTTGTCGGCGAGCCTGCTGGACGCCGAGCCCGCGTGA
- a CDS encoding AzlD domain-containing protein, giving the protein MSLWGAVLLACALSFAVKLAGYLVPESLMAGERTQRVTTLLPVALLAALVVVQTVTGDAGSLVVDARLVAVAAAVVLLLLRANFLVVVLAAGALAALLRALGWG; this is encoded by the coding sequence ATGAGCCTGTGGGGTGCCGTCCTCCTCGCGTGCGCGTTGTCCTTCGCGGTCAAGCTCGCGGGGTACCTCGTGCCCGAGAGCCTGATGGCCGGGGAGCGCACCCAGCGGGTGACGACCCTGCTGCCCGTGGCGCTCCTCGCGGCGCTCGTCGTCGTCCAGACCGTGACCGGGGATGCCGGGTCACTCGTCGTCGACGCCCGTCTCGTCGCGGTCGCGGCGGCGGTGGTGCTGCTCCTGCTGCGCGCCAACTTCCTCGTCGTCGTCCTCGCCGCGGGTGCCCTCGCCGCCCTGCTGCGGGCCCTCGGCTGGGGCTGA
- a CDS encoding AzlC family ABC transporter permease, giving the protein MSADEPLSPARRREVVRQAWSVGVASGTYGVSFGALAVAAGLDIWQAQVLSLVMFTGGSQFAFVGIVAAGGLAAAPAAIGTATMLGIRNGLYGLQTSQLLRVTGVKLLAAAQLTIDESTAVGIAQPEPQAGRLGFWQTGIAVFVLWNSSTLLGALLGNALGDPRRLGLDAAAAAAFVALLWPRLKSRDATATAVLAIAIALLASPLLPAGVPVILAATAALVVGLRHPGRHEGPLEGADGTLPGSDPTP; this is encoded by the coding sequence GTGAGCGCTGACGAACCGCTCTCCCCCGCCCGCCGACGTGAGGTCGTGCGTCAGGCGTGGTCGGTCGGTGTAGCGAGCGGCACGTACGGCGTCAGCTTCGGAGCCCTGGCGGTGGCAGCCGGTCTGGACATCTGGCAGGCCCAGGTGCTCTCGCTCGTCATGTTCACCGGCGGCTCGCAGTTCGCCTTCGTCGGCATCGTCGCCGCGGGCGGCCTGGCAGCGGCGCCCGCTGCCATCGGAACCGCGACCATGCTCGGCATCCGCAACGGCCTCTACGGGTTGCAGACCTCGCAGCTGTTGCGGGTCACCGGAGTCAAGCTCCTGGCCGCGGCCCAGCTGACCATCGACGAGTCGACGGCCGTCGGCATCGCCCAGCCGGAGCCGCAGGCGGGCCGGCTGGGCTTCTGGCAGACCGGGATCGCCGTGTTCGTGCTGTGGAACTCCTCGACCCTGCTCGGCGCCCTGCTCGGCAACGCCCTCGGAGACCCGCGCCGGCTCGGTCTGGATGCCGCTGCCGCAGCCGCCTTCGTCGCCCTGCTCTGGCCGCGCCTGAAGAGCCGCGACGCGACCGCGACCGCGGTTCTCGCGATCGCGATCGCGCTGCTCGCCTCCCCCCTGCTGCCCGCCGGGGTCCCGGTCATCCTCGCCGCCACCGCGGCCCTGGTCGTCGGCCTCCGTCACCCGGGACGCCATGAAGGACCGCTCGAGGGTGCTGACGGAACCCTGCCCGGATCGGACCCGACCCCATGA
- the nirD gene encoding nitrite reductase small subunit NirD, with product MTAVADRLTRVHICSYDDLTPELGVAAIVGGEQVAVFRLADGRVFAVSNLCPFSGAAVISRGITGSRGDVPTISSPVYKQVFSLVDGRCLDTVDKSPLPGHGPDLVVHTVSVDDGRVTIDLLGS from the coding sequence ATGACTGCCGTCGCAGACCGCCTGACCCGTGTGCACATCTGCTCGTACGACGACCTCACACCCGAGCTCGGCGTCGCCGCGATCGTCGGCGGCGAGCAGGTCGCCGTCTTCCGCCTCGCCGATGGCAGGGTGTTCGCCGTGTCGAACCTGTGCCCGTTCTCCGGGGCCGCGGTGATCTCCCGGGGCATCACAGGCTCCCGCGGGGACGTACCGACGATCTCGTCGCCCGTCTACAAGCAGGTCTTCTCCCTGGTGGACGGTCGGTGCCTGGACACCGTGGACAAGTCTCCGCTGCCAGGTCATGGACCGGACTTGGTGGTACACACCGTGAGCGTTGACGATGGTCGGGTGACCATCGACCTCTTGGGTTCCTAG
- a CDS encoding thymidylate synthase, with product MRQYLDLIDHVMTHGVDKSDRTGTGTRSVFGYQMRFDLAEGFPVVTTKRLHLRSIIGELVWFLRGDTNVRWLQERGISIWDEWADENGDLGPVYGHQWRSWPTPDGRSVDQISAVIESIRTSPDSRRHIVSAWNVAEVNDMALPPCHTMFQFYVRPAADGGPAHLDCQLYQRSADVFLGVPFNIASYALLTMMVAQQTHLRPGHFIHTLGDAHLYSNHLDQARLQLSREPFPLPRMHITRRGGIDDYDLGDFELEGYQAHPSIKAPIAV from the coding sequence GTGCGCCAGTACCTCGACCTCATCGACCACGTGATGACCCACGGGGTCGACAAGAGCGACCGCACGGGCACCGGCACCCGCAGCGTCTTCGGGTACCAGATGCGCTTCGACCTCGCCGAAGGCTTCCCTGTCGTCACGACCAAGCGCCTGCACCTGCGCTCGATCATCGGTGAGCTCGTGTGGTTCCTGCGCGGCGACACCAACGTGCGCTGGTTGCAGGAGCGCGGCATCTCGATCTGGGACGAGTGGGCCGACGAGAACGGCGACCTCGGCCCGGTCTACGGCCACCAGTGGCGTTCCTGGCCCACACCCGACGGCCGCTCCGTCGACCAGATCAGCGCGGTCATCGAGTCGATCCGCACGTCCCCCGACTCACGCCGCCACATCGTGTCGGCCTGGAACGTCGCGGAGGTCAACGACATGGCACTGCCTCCGTGCCACACAATGTTCCAGTTCTACGTCAGGCCTGCCGCCGACGGGGGCCCGGCCCACCTGGACTGCCAGCTCTACCAGCGATCGGCCGACGTCTTCCTCGGCGTCCCGTTCAACATCGCGTCCTACGCCCTGCTGACGATGATGGTCGCCCAGCAGACCCACCTGCGCCCCGGACACTTCATCCACACCCTGGGCGACGCCCACCTGTACTCCAACCACCTCGATCAGGCCCGCCTCCAGCTCAGCCGCGAGCCGTTCCCCCTCCCGAGGATGCACATCACCCGCCGGGGCGGCATCGACGACTACGACCTCGGGGACTTCGAGCTCGAGGGCTATCAGGCCCATCCGTCGATCAAGGCGCCCATCGCCGTCTGA
- a CDS encoding enoyl-CoA hydratase-related protein yields MTIHLERGEQIATITIDRTHRRNALDLATLEDLHQAVVRCVADGARAIVLTGADGHFCAGADLTELEDVSFTTRLAQVLAHLAAVPVTTVAAIDGSCMGLGMQLALACDVRVVGASARFAVPVARLGLMVDHWTLTRLARLWGEGNARHLVLTGAVLDAEDAWRLGFASQQGSLAAAQALAGRAAALAPLTQAGSKLGFDAEPHDPEAVGRYEAAFARAWASDDLAEGRRAFTERREPSFRGK; encoded by the coding sequence GTGACCATCCATCTCGAGCGCGGTGAACAGATCGCCACCATCACCATCGATCGCACCCACCGGCGCAACGCCCTGGACCTCGCCACGCTCGAGGACCTGCACCAGGCCGTGGTCCGCTGCGTCGCCGACGGCGCACGGGCCATCGTGCTCACCGGTGCCGATGGGCACTTCTGCGCCGGGGCCGACCTCACCGAACTCGAGGACGTCTCGTTCACCACCCGCCTGGCCCAGGTGCTCGCCCACCTGGCCGCGGTGCCCGTGACGACCGTGGCCGCGATCGACGGCTCGTGCATGGGTCTCGGGATGCAGCTCGCGCTCGCCTGCGACGTGCGCGTCGTCGGTGCGAGCGCTCGCTTCGCCGTGCCGGTCGCTCGGCTGGGGCTCATGGTCGACCACTGGACCCTCACCCGACTGGCCCGGCTCTGGGGTGAGGGCAACGCCCGGCACCTCGTGCTGACCGGCGCCGTCCTGGATGCCGAGGACGCCTGGCGTCTGGGCTTCGCCTCGCAGCAGGGGTCGCTGGCCGCCGCCCAGGCCCTCGCCGGTCGCGCCGCCGCCCTCGCCCCGCTCACCCAGGCCGGCTCCAAGCTCGGCTTCGACGCCGAGCCGCACGACCCCGAGGCGGTCGGGCGCTACGAGGCGGCCTTCGCCAGGGCTTGGGCCAGTGACGACCTCGCCGAGGGACGCCGTGCCTTCACCGAGCGCCGCGAGCCCAGCTTCCGAGGAAAGTGA